The following are from one region of the Acidobacteriota bacterium genome:
- a CDS encoding choice-of-anchor D domain-containing protein: MRVMRFMMIAVIAAASLHVMVGRTSNPAPNSTSNSTNRTPMRMRGVTNAQRKVAAARAAQRRIDRHKAQKAGTQAPVGPALTLDQLYFGTYPNIANSPLPQTDVNGVVLGGGIRKFVDTLPGLNSPNNLGQQIPVAVPDKATFPGSDYYEIGLVQYTERLHSDLPPTTLRGYVQLNGGNPNPQYLGPLIVAQRDVPVRIKFVNQLPTGAGGNLFIPVDKTVMGAGMGPDGMSMYLENRATLHLHGGNTPWISDGTPHQWTVPAGDSGTTYPKGVSTQYVPDMFFDSTGSVVPVPKCDANITTNCWPNAVPPGLSNNPGPGAMTFYYTNQQSARLMFYHDHAYGITRLNVYAGEAAGYLLQDQTEAALVSAGTIPAMQIPLVIQDKTFVPPNPSSTPLYSAAVLMGGQNYNLATTTVAIDPLNIACTVQPTAVPVIGDQLSDFGQVIHNAVISLTLTGKGMCSSSPDIVITDSAATPGTGAMAFGSLATLAQQDPTWDPALWGGEGNLWFPHVYMPNQYPDNPDGSNMNAMGRLDYGMWFWPPMVVGPPGTGQLVHGDVPCPTAAIPNQRCPGFPAVGNPDAATGSTVSLLPEGFMDTPVINGTAYPTVTVPAGAVRFRILNAANDRNMNLSLFVADPTVPCATGVIAAGCEVKMVPAVAQNGWPVYWPTDGRDGGVPDPATAGPSWIQIGTEAGIMPNPVVIPPAPVGYEYNRRSITVLNVSTKALFMGPAERADVIVDFSAFAGKTLILYNDAPAPVPAFDSRYDYYTGDPDQTAVGGAPTTIAGYGPNTRTMMQIVVGAPDGTSASLAALQAQLPAAFAASQPPPIVPQAAYSAAFGTNFPDVFARLQNHNLTFNPFGGTAPVTLPMQDKTIQELFELDYGRMNATLGTELPFTNFNRQTTIPLGYIDPPSEVLTDSKSTAMMPVGTLGDGTQLWQITHNGVDTHTIHFHLFNVQLINRFGWDGTTRPPDPNEIGWKESVRMNPLEIDYVALRPMSQNLPWPIPDSVRPMDVTMPPDVWDPMMSLQNSAGGAADMINHTTNFGWEYVWHCHLLGHEENDMMRPIILQVPPDTPNPLSAIANVAGGVDLTFTDNSANETAFILQRDTDPAFPAPFSIPVAASIPNSAFGSGITYTDTGVGTSVQLYYRVQAIAGGLSSGWSITAPFITAPIAGISPAGPLAFGNQGVGTLGAPQSVTLSNTGTSALTFSVALTSPDFAQNSTCTGTLFPGSTCAISVAFGPTVIGPLTGALTIASNDPVNPLFTIQLNGTGIAATTTAISAPDVVYGLNGTVTVTVTSAQANVVPGTVTLAVDGGQAQSQTLAGGSATFTLTAPTAGSHTLVANFAAQGGFQSSTANGTLVVTTAPLSITAGSGTMIYGGAVPAITPSFTGFVLGQNQSVLTTQPTCTTVATNQSPVGNYGSSCTGAVAANYAISYVAGTVTVGKATSATVIISNAPNPAIVGQVVTITFNVTPQFVGSTPTGSVTVSANTGESCTVALPAVSCNLAFATGGNRTLTATYAGDGNFNGSASAPVNQGVGGVSLSTTSLLFGNQLIGTNSATQTITLSNVGTLNIAISSIVNTNNVDFSFTTTCGLNLRVGRSCNIVVRFHPTTLGVRSGTITITDSDPSLQVVSLTGTGVAPVNQVSPNSIAFGNVPIRTTSAAQTVTVSNPGTAPLAITRISVNGGNANQFAQTSNCPASLAVGTNCTVSVTFRPTTRGAKASTLNVTVGAPATSAAVPLTGTGQ; encoded by the coding sequence ATGAGAGTTATGCGTTTCATGATGATCGCTGTGATAGCCGCCGCCTCATTGCACGTCATGGTCGGGCGGACAAGTAATCCGGCTCCGAACAGCACGAGCAACAGCACAAATCGCACGCCAATGCGGATGCGAGGCGTGACCAACGCCCAGCGGAAGGTCGCAGCGGCCCGCGCCGCGCAACGGCGCATCGACAGGCACAAGGCGCAGAAAGCTGGCACCCAGGCTCCGGTCGGACCTGCGCTCACGCTCGATCAACTCTATTTCGGCACATATCCCAACATCGCGAATAGCCCGCTCCCGCAGACTGACGTCAACGGTGTTGTTCTCGGCGGAGGCATCAGAAAGTTCGTCGATACTCTTCCGGGGCTCAACTCTCCGAACAACCTCGGGCAGCAGATTCCAGTGGCAGTGCCAGACAAGGCCACGTTTCCCGGCTCCGATTACTATGAGATCGGGCTGGTGCAGTACACAGAGAGACTGCACTCCGACCTGCCGCCGACAACGCTGCGGGGTTACGTGCAACTCAATGGCGGCAATCCGAATCCTCAATACCTAGGGCCACTCATTGTGGCGCAGCGGGATGTTCCTGTTCGTATCAAGTTTGTGAACCAGTTGCCAACTGGGGCAGGCGGGAATCTTTTTATCCCTGTCGACAAAACCGTCATGGGCGCCGGCATGGGCCCCGACGGCATGAGCATGTATCTGGAAAACCGCGCCACACTGCACCTTCATGGCGGCAACACGCCATGGATCAGCGACGGCACGCCACACCAATGGACGGTCCCTGCCGGGGACTCGGGGACAACTTACCCTAAGGGCGTCAGCACCCAGTATGTGCCTGACATGTTTTTCGACTCGACTGGAAGCGTTGTGCCCGTTCCCAAGTGCGACGCAAACATCACAACGAATTGCTGGCCGAACGCAGTTCCGCCCGGACTAAGTAACAATCCAGGGCCGGGAGCGATGACGTTCTATTACACCAACCAGCAGAGTGCGCGCCTGATGTTCTATCACGATCACGCTTATGGCATCACCCGCCTGAACGTCTATGCGGGCGAGGCCGCAGGCTACTTATTGCAGGATCAGACGGAAGCGGCGCTTGTTTCGGCTGGCACGATCCCTGCAATGCAAATCCCGCTGGTCATCCAAGACAAGACGTTCGTTCCCCCCAATCCATCTTCCACGCCGCTTTATAGTGCGGCCGTGCTGATGGGCGGTCAGAACTACAACCTTGCGACGACTACAGTCGCGATCGATCCTCTGAACATCGCTTGCACGGTGCAGCCGACGGCTGTTCCCGTGATCGGCGACCAACTCAGTGATTTCGGTCAGGTCATCCACAATGCAGTCATCAGTCTCACACTGACGGGCAAAGGCATGTGTTCTTCGTCGCCAGACATCGTCATCACGGACTCGGCAGCAACGCCAGGGACGGGCGCGATGGCGTTCGGATCGCTGGCGACACTCGCACAGCAGGACCCGACTTGGGACCCCGCGCTGTGGGGCGGCGAGGGCAACCTGTGGTTCCCGCACGTTTACATGCCGAACCAATATCCAGACAACCCGGACGGCAGCAATATGAACGCTATGGGACGACTGGACTATGGAATGTGGTTCTGGCCTCCAATGGTGGTTGGACCTCCGGGAACTGGGCAACTGGTTCACGGCGATGTCCCCTGTCCGACAGCCGCAATTCCAAACCAGCGATGCCCGGGTTTCCCTGCTGTTGGTAATCCCGACGCGGCCACAGGAAGCACCGTATCGCTACTGCCAGAAGGCTTTATGGATACGCCCGTCATCAACGGCACGGCTTATCCAACCGTGACGGTGCCCGCAGGGGCTGTTCGTTTCCGCATTCTGAACGCGGCCAACGACCGCAACATGAATCTGTCGTTGTTCGTAGCTGATCCGACCGTTCCTTGCGCAACTGGCGTCATTGCGGCTGGTTGCGAAGTAAAAATGGTGCCGGCAGTGGCGCAAAACGGCTGGCCAGTTTATTGGCCGACAGATGGCAGGGATGGCGGCGTACCCGATCCGGCGACAGCAGGCCCGTCGTGGATTCAGATCGGTACGGAAGCCGGCATCATGCCGAACCCTGTGGTGATTCCGCCCGCACCTGTGGGCTACGAATACAACCGCAGGAGCATTACCGTTCTGAACGTCTCAACCAAGGCTCTCTTCATGGGGCCTGCGGAGCGCGCAGATGTCATCGTCGATTTCTCCGCTTTCGCCGGGAAGACGCTGATCCTCTACAACGACGCACCTGCTCCCGTGCCTGCATTTGACTCGCGCTATGACTATTACACAGGCGATCCAGATCAGACCGCAGTTGGCGGGGCGCCGACAACCATAGCTGGTTACGGCCCGAACACTCGGACGATGATGCAGATCGTCGTCGGAGCGCCGGACGGAACGTCCGCAAGTTTGGCCGCGTTGCAGGCGCAATTGCCTGCGGCGTTTGCGGCATCGCAACCGCCTCCGATCGTCCCGCAAGCTGCTTACTCGGCCGCTTTTGGAACGAACTTCCCTGACGTGTTTGCGCGACTCCAGAATCACAATCTGACCTTCAATCCCTTCGGCGGGACAGCGCCAGTGACACTGCCGATGCAGGACAAGACCATTCAGGAATTGTTCGAACTGGACTACGGCCGCATGAACGCGACGCTCGGCACCGAGCTTCCGTTCACGAACTTCAATCGACAGACCACCATCCCGTTGGGCTATATCGATCCACCAAGCGAAGTCCTCACGGACTCGAAATCAACTGCGATGATGCCCGTCGGAACTCTGGGGGATGGCACGCAGCTTTGGCAGATCACGCACAATGGCGTTGATACTCACACCATTCACTTCCACCTGTTCAACGTGCAACTCATCAACCGCTTCGGATGGGATGGCACGACGCGACCGCCCGACCCCAACGAAATCGGGTGGAAGGAGAGCGTGCGCATGAACCCGCTGGAAATCGATTACGTGGCGCTGCGGCCCATGTCGCAAAACCTGCCGTGGCCGATTCCAGACAGCGTTCGCCCGATGGACGTAACCATGCCTCCCGATGTTTGGGATCCGATGATGTCTCTTCAGAACTCCGCTGGCGGTGCCGCCGACATGATTAACCACACGACCAACTTCGGTTGGGAGTATGTCTGGCATTGTCACCTGTTGGGGCATGAAGAAAACGACATGATGCGGCCTATCATCTTGCAGGTTCCACCAGACACACCAAACCCGCTCTCGGCAATCGCCAACGTTGCGGGCGGCGTCGATCTGACTTTCACCGACAACTCTGCGAATGAGACGGCCTTCATCCTGCAGAGGGATACTGACCCCGCGTTCCCTGCGCCATTCTCCATTCCAGTTGCCGCGAGCATTCCGAATAGTGCTTTCGGTTCTGGCATCACTTACACGGACACCGGCGTCGGCACGAGCGTGCAACTTTATTACAGAGTGCAGGCTATTGCCGGCGGGCTGAGTTCGGGATGGTCAATTACCGCCCCGTTCATCACCGCTCCGATCGCTGGTATTTCGCCCGCAGGCCCGCTTGCATTCGGCAATCAGGGTGTCGGCACGCTCGGCGCGCCGCAGAGCGTGACGCTGTCCAACACCGGAACGTCGGCTCTTACATTCTCTGTCGCGCTTACGAGTCCTGATTTCGCGCAGAACAGCACCTGCACGGGGACGTTGTTCCCGGGTTCGACCTGCGCCATCAGCGTCGCCTTTGGGCCAACTGTTATTGGCCCGCTGACGGGCGCACTGACCATCGCGAGCAACGATCCAGTGAATCCCCTGTTCACGATTCAACTCAATGGCACGGGCATCGCAGCCACGACCACGGCAATCAGCGCACCGGATGTCGTCTACGGCCTGAATGGAACGGTCACTGTGACTGTCACATCAGCGCAGGCGAATGTCGTTCCAGGTACGGTGACGCTCGCAGTGGACGGCGGGCAGGCGCAGAGTCAGACCCTCGCGGGCGGCTCGGCTACCTTCACGCTGACCGCACCAACGGCAGGCAGCCATACTCTCGTTGCGAACTTTGCGGCGCAAGGTGGTTTCCAGTCGAGTACGGCTAATGGGACGCTCGTCGTTACGACGGCTCCGCTCTCCATTACTGCCGGCAGTGGCACGATGATCTATGGCGGCGCTGTTCCGGCAATCACTCCCAGCTTCACGGGTTTTGTGCTTGGACAGAACCAGTCGGTTCTAACTACGCAGCCGACTTGCACGACGGTCGCGACGAACCAGAGTCCGGTTGGCAACTACGGAAGCTCCTGCACTGGTGCGGTTGCAGCGAACTATGCGATCTCTTATGTGGCAGGAACGGTGACGGTAGGCAAGGCAACGTCCGCGACCGTAATCATCTCGAACGCGCCGAACCCTGCCATTGTTGGGCAAGTCGTCACAATCACGTTCAACGTCACGCCTCAGTTTGTTGGCTCGACGCCGACAGGCAGCGTAACCGTGAGCGCGAACACGGGTGAGTCCTGCACCGTAGCTCTTCCAGCCGTAAGCTGCAACCTCGCATTTGCGACTGGAGGCAATCGCACGCTGACGGCCACCTATGCAGGTGATGGCAACTTCAACGGTAGCGCATCTGCACCTGTAAACCAGGGTGTTGGTGGCGTGAGCCTGAGCACAACGTCTCTGCTGTTCGGCAACCAGTTGATCGGAACGAACTCGGCGACGCAGACAATCACTCTGTCCAACGTCGGAACGCTGAACATCGCGATCAGCAGCATCGTGAACACTAACAACGTGGACTTCAGCTTCACGACAACCTGCGGCCTTAATCTGCGCGTTGGCAGAAGCTGCAACATCGTGGTGCGATTCCATCCAACGAC
- a CDS encoding Crp/Fnr family transcriptional regulator, translating to MASAARERLFGAKSALFREGEDVKSVFLIASGWVKTSQLSRSGKEVILRVDGRGEVIDGIGAGYLAVHAFTAETMDDCYLLTWDAKTYLSFVKRFPSLQINASRVLAERLHKLEARFRDLAAEPVKQRLARLLLSLYEQSVGATHDLHIALSCEELAQMTGTTLFTVSRLLSDWQEQEIICRERRTVVVENPAMLSAIAEGC from the coding sequence ATGGCGTCCGCTGCTCGAGAGCGCCTGTTCGGTGCAAAGAGTGCGCTCTTCCGCGAGGGCGAAGATGTGAAATCCGTGTTCCTGATCGCCAGCGGTTGGGTAAAGACTAGTCAGTTGTCCCGGTCGGGGAAGGAAGTCATTCTCCGGGTGGACGGCAGAGGCGAGGTTATCGACGGCATCGGGGCAGGTTATCTCGCCGTGCACGCATTTACCGCAGAAACAATGGATGACTGCTACCTGTTAACTTGGGACGCCAAGACGTATTTGTCATTTGTGAAGCGCTTTCCCAGTCTCCAGATCAACGCGAGCCGCGTTCTCGCGGAAAGGTTGCACAAGTTGGAAGCACGCTTCCGTGACTTGGCCGCCGAACCGGTTAAGCAGCGACTCGCGCGGTTGCTCCTCAGCCTCTATGAACAAAGCGTAGGAGCAACTCACGATCTCCACATCGCCTTGTCTTGCGAGGAACTGGCGCAGATGACTGGAACCACCCTGTTCACTGTCAGCCGGTTGCTCAGTGACTGGCAGGAGCAGGAAATCATCTGCCGCGAACGAAGGACCGTTGTGGTCGAGAACCCAGCCATGTTAAGCGCGATCGCTGAAGGGTGCTAA
- a CDS encoding protein kinase, with protein MALTSGTKLGPYEIVSPLGAGGMGVVYRARDERLERDVAVKVLPTGLLADEPARKRFRKEALALAKLNHPNIAAVYDVGEQNGLDYLVMEYVQGHSLAQKLKSGPLPVREVASLGSEIAAALEEAHEQGVVHRDLKPGNIMVTPKGHAKVLDFGLAKLLPQSPEVTQSLSDTNGPVGTVHYMSPEQAEGKVVDTRTDLWSLGVVLYESLAGKVPFQGDSGLAILRAVTQDTPKPLRQFCADVPEEADRIVSRALEKEVSKRYQSASEMVRDLSSVSTQLSSPLLTAEPELRVSRVYALGAALVLLVVVAAGIWFYVRSERRHWAREEAIPKITKLRNEDRHLEAYLVLKKAQRYLPDDQELNKIAAERTRVTSITSSPSGATVEIQDYLSPHGDWYRLGTTPLNGIQIPRGYFRWKVSAPGVGEYLAAPMSDDVMKFALDTAKNAPEGMTRVDAGQWGDMIAFVGWVGPYNLPAYDMDRFEVTNRQYQEFVDQGGYKKREYWKEKFERNGHEMNWDEAMALFRDGTGRLGPSSWQGGHYPEGQADYPVSGVSWYEASAYAAYAGKSLPAFAQWFQAAQTEVARYTVGASNIGQSGAAKVGTFAGVGPYGTYDMAGNVREWVINTSHDDFHFILGGAWNSQTYLYADPEALPAWDRSPTNGFRCVRNTAPLSAGVTSPIKTRERDFDKVKSVPDQVYRVYQAMYAYSKTPLNAKVEFVVQDTADWREEKITFDAAYGSERMAAYLFLPKKVSPPFQTVVFFPSARVLDMTDSKTLGDIKFFDYIVQSGRAVLYPIYAGTYERQTRLVLPQASQDEALIIQRYKDLSRSVDYLETRSDIDKEKLAYLGVSMGSAEGVIYSTLIQDRLKAVVLLDGGFFLDQPSTGADQAEFALRQKKPVLMVNGKYDFTFSLERAQNPLFRMLGSPAADKRHVVLDSPHDVTDKRTELVQEVLGWLDKYLGHLD; from the coding sequence ATGGCGCTTACCTCGGGTACCAAGCTCGGTCCGTATGAAATCGTCTCGCCGCTGGGTGCTGGCGGTATGGGCGTGGTGTACCGCGCGCGGGACGAACGACTCGAGCGCGATGTTGCCGTCAAAGTCCTGCCCACAGGACTGCTGGCTGACGAACCGGCGCGAAAGCGATTTCGCAAAGAAGCCCTCGCGCTAGCCAAACTGAATCATCCCAATATTGCCGCGGTCTATGACGTCGGCGAGCAGAACGGCCTGGACTATCTCGTCATGGAGTATGTCCAGGGCCATTCCCTGGCGCAAAAATTGAAATCGGGGCCGCTGCCCGTTCGAGAGGTCGCGTCGCTCGGCAGTGAAATCGCCGCCGCACTGGAAGAGGCCCACGAGCAAGGCGTCGTCCATCGGGATCTGAAACCGGGAAACATCATGGTGACCCCGAAGGGTCACGCTAAGGTCCTGGATTTTGGATTAGCGAAGCTGTTACCGCAATCACCGGAAGTGACGCAATCGCTTTCCGACACGAATGGACCGGTTGGAACGGTGCATTACATGTCACCCGAGCAAGCCGAGGGCAAGGTTGTCGATACCCGAACGGACTTGTGGAGTCTCGGCGTTGTCCTCTATGAGTCGCTGGCGGGCAAGGTGCCGTTTCAGGGAGACAGCGGGCTCGCGATTCTTCGCGCAGTGACGCAAGACACACCCAAGCCCCTGCGGCAGTTTTGCGCCGACGTGCCGGAGGAAGCGGACCGGATCGTGTCGCGGGCGTTGGAAAAAGAAGTATCCAAACGGTATCAATCTGCTTCGGAGATGGTCCGCGATCTCTCCAGCGTGAGCACGCAGCTAAGTTCGCCCCTGCTGACGGCGGAACCGGAACTGCGAGTGTCACGCGTGTACGCCCTCGGTGCGGCACTGGTTCTTCTGGTCGTTGTGGCGGCGGGAATCTGGTTTTACGTTCGATCCGAGAGACGGCACTGGGCGCGGGAAGAGGCAATTCCGAAGATCACCAAACTACGGAATGAGGATCGGCACCTGGAAGCGTACCTCGTGCTCAAGAAAGCCCAGCGTTACCTGCCCGATGATCAGGAACTCAACAAGATCGCCGCAGAAAGGACGCGGGTCACTAGCATCACGTCTTCGCCATCCGGAGCCACGGTGGAGATCCAGGACTATTTGTCTCCCCACGGAGACTGGTACCGGCTGGGCACAACTCCGCTGAACGGGATTCAGATTCCACGCGGGTATTTTCGCTGGAAGGTTTCCGCGCCGGGTGTCGGCGAGTACCTCGCTGCGCCCATGAGTGATGACGTAATGAAGTTCGCGCTCGACACGGCAAAAAACGCTCCAGAGGGCATGACGCGGGTCGATGCCGGGCAATGGGGCGACATGATTGCCTTTGTGGGATGGGTCGGCCCTTATAACCTGCCTGCCTATGACATGGACCGCTTCGAGGTGACGAACCGCCAGTACCAGGAGTTCGTCGACCAGGGTGGATACAAGAAGCGCGAATATTGGAAAGAGAAATTCGAACGAAACGGCCACGAAATGAACTGGGACGAAGCGATGGCCCTGTTTCGCGACGGAACCGGCCGGCTTGGACCCTCATCGTGGCAGGGCGGGCACTATCCCGAGGGGCAGGCGGACTATCCAGTTTCGGGCGTGAGTTGGTACGAAGCATCCGCGTATGCGGCGTACGCCGGGAAAAGCCTGCCCGCGTTCGCGCAGTGGTTTCAGGCAGCGCAGACCGAAGTTGCCAGATACACGGTCGGAGCCAGCAACATCGGTCAGTCGGGAGCTGCCAAGGTGGGCACATTCGCAGGCGTGGGACCGTATGGGACCTACGACATGGCGGGAAACGTTCGCGAGTGGGTAATCAACACAAGCCATGATGACTTCCATTTCATCCTCGGGGGAGCGTGGAATTCCCAGACATACCTGTATGCGGATCCGGAGGCGTTGCCGGCATGGGATCGATCGCCGACAAACGGGTTTCGTTGCGTGCGCAACACGGCTCCGCTGTCAGCGGGCGTGACCAGTCCGATCAAGACCCGGGAGCGGGATTTCGACAAGGTCAAATCCGTGCCGGATCAGGTATATCGCGTCTACCAAGCGATGTATGCCTACAGCAAGACGCCACTCAACGCCAAGGTGGAATTCGTAGTGCAAGATACAGCGGACTGGCGCGAGGAGAAGATCACGTTCGATGCCGCCTATGGCAGCGAGCGCATGGCAGCCTACCTGTTCCTTCCCAAGAAGGTCAGCCCGCCATTTCAAACCGTGGTCTTTTTCCCGAGCGCACGCGTTCTGGATATGACCGACAGCAAGACTTTGGGGGACATCAAGTTTTTTGACTACATCGTGCAGAGCGGACGAGCGGTGCTGTATCCGATCTACGCAGGAACCTATGAGCGGCAGACGAGGCTGGTACTGCCACAGGCGTCACAGGACGAGGCACTCATCATTCAACGTTACAAAGATCTGAGCCGTTCGGTCGATTACCTCGAGACGCGGTCCGATATTGACAAGGAAAAACTTGCTTATCTCGGAGTCAGTATGGGGTCGGCGGAAGGGGTGATCTACAGTACTTTGATTCAGGACCGGCTCAAAGCGGTGGTCTTGCTCGATGGTGGCTTCTTTCTCGATCAGCCTTCGACCGGGGCCGATCAGGCCGAGTTCGCTCTCCGCCAGAAGAAACCAGTGCTCATGGTCAACGGAAAATACGATTTCACTTTTTCGCTGGAGAGGGCGCAGAATCCGCTGTTTCGCATGCTCGGATCACCGGCAGCAGACAAGCGGCATGTTGTGCTCGATAGTCCTCACGATGTCACCGATAAGCGGACAGAACTCGTGCAGGAAGTACTGGGATGGCTGGACAAGTATCTGGGCCATCTAGATTAG
- a CDS encoding HD domain-containing protein, with translation MIPGTSLEVGNGDKIRVLFVDDEILVLEGLRRAVRQEFIADLASTPEEGLAKIRNDGPYPVVVSDMHMPGMDGAEFLATVRVISPDSVRVMLTGQNDIQAAMRAVNEGRIFRFMNKPVTTPELLGALRACAEQYDTERNHKKQLKSTVEALEQLDLGTLSALARAIDAKSAWTAGHSERVTHLALRLAHAMGLSPQDLQIMHRGGLLHDIGKIGTPPAILDKAGSLDPEEMRIMQDHVKIGVRILEPIPCFRDALPIVAQHHEWFDGSGYPAGLAGTSIGLLARILTVADCYDAMVSDRPYRKGLPPQQAFDILRRRSGTQFDPAVIEVFFGLSTSDQLE, from the coding sequence GTGATTCCGGGGACGAGTCTCGAGGTCGGCAATGGCGACAAGATCCGAGTGCTTTTTGTAGACGACGAAATCCTGGTACTCGAGGGATTGCGACGTGCTGTGCGTCAAGAGTTTATTGCCGACCTGGCTTCCACTCCTGAAGAAGGCCTGGCAAAAATAAGGAATGACGGCCCATACCCCGTGGTCGTTTCGGACATGCACATGCCGGGCATGGACGGCGCAGAATTCCTGGCCACGGTTCGCGTGATTTCGCCGGACTCCGTTCGCGTCATGCTGACCGGACAAAACGACATTCAAGCAGCGATGCGAGCCGTGAACGAGGGCCGTATCTTCCGTTTCATGAACAAACCTGTAACGACACCCGAACTTCTGGGTGCCCTTCGAGCATGTGCCGAACAATACGACACCGAGCGAAACCACAAGAAGCAACTGAAGAGTACGGTCGAGGCTTTGGAGCAGCTCGACCTGGGAACTCTTTCGGCGCTGGCTCGTGCAATCGACGCGAAATCAGCGTGGACAGCGGGTCACTCCGAGCGCGTGACACACCTGGCTCTCCGGCTTGCGCATGCCATGGGACTGTCACCGCAGGATTTGCAGATCATGCATCGCGGAGGATTACTGCACGACATCGGAAAGATCGGCACGCCTCCCGCGATTCTCGACAAGGCCGGTAGCCTCGATCCTGAAGAAATGCGGATCATGCAGGACCACGTGAAGATTGGAGTGCGCATCCTCGAACCAATCCCTTGTTTTCGGGACGCTCTACCAATCGTTGCTCAACATCATGAATGGTTCGATGGTTCCGGCTATCCGGCAGGTCTGGCTGGGACGAGCATCGGTTTGCTCGCGAGAATTCTTACGGTTGCCGACTGCTACGATGCGATGGTCTCGGACAGACCTTATAGAAAAGGCCTGCCCCCGCAACAGGCATTCGACATCCTCCGCCGAAGATCGGGCACACAATTTGACCCAGCAGTTATTGAAGTCTTCTTCGGATTGTCCACGTCTGACCAGCTGGAATGA